In Sulfuricurvum sp. IAE1, one DNA window encodes the following:
- a CDS encoding nitronate monooxygenase, which produces MSLPPLTIGKYTIPKPIVQGGMGVGISWDRLAGTVSAEGGLGVISAVGTGYYGDKAYADKLVAGRPLDAENFYSKKGLAAIVENARKICGDAPLAANILYAINDYGRVVRDACEAGIDIIITGAGLPTNMPEFTADFPDVALVPIVSSPKALSIICKRWEKRYNRLPDAVVLEGPKSGGHQGFTYEQCFMDEYQLENLVAPVVEEAAAWGNIPVIAAGGIWDKNDIDAMMALGASGVQMGTRFIGTHECDAHENFKKVLLNAKEEDITLMKSPVGYPARGVRTNLRDLIDTRTGPAIKCISNCVAPCNRGVEAKEVGFCIADRLSDAYFGDMELGLYFSGSNGYKIDEIISVKELMDKLTHGE; this is translated from the coding sequence ATGAGTCTTCCGCCACTTACAATCGGGAAATATACGATCCCAAAACCCATTGTACAGGGCGGCATGGGCGTCGGTATCAGCTGGGACCGTCTGGCCGGAACCGTCTCCGCCGAAGGGGGGCTTGGGGTTATCAGCGCCGTAGGAACCGGATATTACGGTGACAAGGCCTATGCCGACAAACTCGTTGCCGGGCGACCGCTGGATGCGGAGAATTTCTATTCCAAAAAAGGGCTGGCGGCCATCGTCGAAAACGCCCGTAAAATCTGCGGCGACGCTCCGCTGGCGGCGAATATCCTCTACGCGATCAACGACTACGGCCGCGTTGTCCGCGACGCGTGCGAAGCGGGGATTGACATCATCATCACCGGTGCGGGGCTGCCGACCAACATGCCCGAATTCACCGCCGACTTCCCCGACGTGGCGCTGGTTCCCATCGTCTCTTCCCCAAAGGCGCTCTCGATCATTTGCAAACGGTGGGAAAAACGGTACAACCGCCTCCCGGACGCCGTTGTTCTCGAAGGGCCAAAAAGCGGCGGACACCAGGGGTTTACGTACGAGCAGTGTTTTATGGATGAATACCAGCTCGAAAACCTTGTCGCTCCCGTCGTCGAAGAAGCGGCGGCATGGGGGAACATCCCCGTCATCGCGGCCGGGGGGATCTGGGATAAAAACGACATCGATGCGATGATGGCGCTCGGGGCTTCGGGGGTTCAAATGGGGACCCGTTTTATCGGAACGCACGAATGCGATGCCCATGAAAACTTCAAAAAAGTGCTCCTGAACGCCAAAGAAGAGGACATCACCCTCATGAAATCTCCCGTCGGGTATCCCGCACGGGGAGTGCGGACGAACCTTCGCGACCTGATCGATACCCGAACGGGGCCTGCGATCAAATGTATCTCCAACTGCGTCGCCCCCTGTAACCGCGGGGTCGAGGCGAAAGAAGTGGGCTTTTGTATCGCCGACCGTCTGAGCGACGCTTATTTCGGCGACATGGAACTGGGGCTCTATTTTTCAGGCAGCAACGGCTACAAAATCGATGAGATCATCTCCGTCAAAGAGCTGATGGACAAACTCACGCACGGGGAATAA